In one Actinomyces trachealis genomic region, the following are encoded:
- a CDS encoding UTP--glucose-1-phosphate uridylyltransferase produces MSENGLTAAQDKMRVGGVAEQAIDVFTHYYRALEAGATGLIPEETIEPLTEIDSIDDVEISYEQAREALSKTVMIKLNGGLGTSMGMDKAKSLLPVRDGKSFLDLLVDQVQAARAKYGVTLPLIFMDSFRTREDTLSALAKHPGIEVDGLPLDFLQNREPKLRADDLTPVTWEADPSLEWCPPGHGDIYTALVSSGVLDALLERGYRYAMTSNSDNLGAAPSARIAGWFAASGAPYAPEMCRRTPADVKGGHLAVRKSDGRIILRDTAQTPPEQMHYFTDQFRHPFFHTNNLWFDLQVLRDTLVERQGILGLPLIRNEKTVDPSDASSTPVIQMETAMGAAVEAFEGATAVEVPRSRFLPVKTTNDLLLVRSDVYEVDEDGLLQMTSEQACTVQLDPKYYKKIKDFEARFPAGVPSIRGARSLTVKGDWTFGAGAVATGDAQVEADGAPGTIADGTLL; encoded by the coding sequence ATGAGCGAGAACGGACTCACTGCTGCCCAGGACAAGATGCGTGTCGGCGGCGTCGCCGAGCAGGCCATCGACGTCTTCACCCACTACTACCGGGCACTTGAGGCCGGTGCCACGGGCCTCATCCCCGAGGAGACCATCGAGCCGCTCACCGAGATCGACTCCATCGACGACGTCGAGATCAGCTACGAGCAAGCGCGCGAGGCCCTGTCCAAGACCGTCATGATCAAGCTCAACGGCGGCCTAGGCACCTCCATGGGCATGGACAAGGCCAAATCCCTTTTGCCTGTGCGCGATGGCAAGTCCTTCCTAGACCTCCTGGTGGACCAGGTCCAGGCGGCCCGTGCTAAGTACGGCGTCACCCTGCCGCTGATCTTCATGGACTCCTTCCGCACCCGTGAGGACACCCTCTCGGCCTTGGCCAAGCACCCCGGCATCGAGGTGGACGGCCTGCCCCTGGACTTCCTGCAAAACCGCGAGCCCAAGCTGCGCGCCGACGACCTGACCCCCGTGACGTGGGAGGCGGACCCGTCGCTGGAGTGGTGCCCGCCGGGCCACGGCGACATCTACACCGCCCTGGTCTCCTCTGGTGTCCTGGACGCCCTGCTGGAGCGTGGCTACCGCTACGCCATGACCTCCAACTCCGACAACCTCGGCGCCGCCCCCTCAGCCCGCATCGCTGGCTGGTTCGCCGCCTCCGGCGCCCCCTACGCCCCCGAGATGTGCCGCCGCACCCCCGCTGATGTCAAAGGCGGCCACTTGGCGGTGCGCAAGTCCGACGGGCGCATCATCCTGCGCGACACCGCCCAGACTCCGCCTGAGCAGATGCACTACTTCACCGACCAGTTCCGCCACCCCTTCTTCCATACCAACAACCTCTGGTTCGACCTGCAGGTGCTGCGCGACACACTCGTTGAGCGCCAGGGCATCCTCGGCCTGCCGCTCATCAGGAACGAGAAGACCGTCGACCCCTCCGACGCCTCCTCCACCCCCGTCATCCAGATGGAGACGGCCATGGGGGCAGCCGTCGAGGCCTTCGAGGGCGCGACCGCGGTCGAGGTGCCCCGCAGTCGCTTCCTGCCCGTCAAGACCACCAATGATCTGCTCCTAGTCCGCTCTGACGTCTATGAGGTGGATGAGGACGGACTTCTCCAAATGACTTCTGAGCAGGCCTGCACCGTGCAACTTGACCCCAAGTACTACAAGAAGATCAAGGACTTCGAGGCTCGCTTCCCGGCTGGCGTGCCCTCGATCCGCGGCGCCCGCAGCCTCACGGTTAAGGGCGACTGGACCTTCGGGGCGGGCGCGGTGGCCACCGGCGACGCTCAGGTCGAGGCCGACGGCGCCCCGGGCACCATCGCCGACGGCACGCTCCTGTGA